The following are encoded in a window of Impatiens glandulifera chromosome 5, dImpGla2.1, whole genome shotgun sequence genomic DNA:
- the LOC124940626 gene encoding G-type lectin S-receptor-like serine/threonine-protein kinase At1g61360, with protein MITGGIFPNRHVYSFQPSFGCLVYKDPDLFQDLPAQIATWTKKSDVYAFGVMLLSLVSKKIITEEMYCMGEISVCEWAHEKYELCESLVHESLQEDPCFYDVDGKKFSMIGVLCTSDKCQDRPSIKEVVNKLLHLRVLQNQKELLIKKLYPYFSFDMGKNKKPFSDMKYRDTQIDDFTDL; from the exons ATGATAACAGGTGGAATATTTCCAAATAGGCACGTATATTCTTTTCAACCTTCTTTTGGATGCTTGGTTTACAAAGACCCAGACTTATTTCAAGACTTGCCAGCTCAAATAG CAACCTGGACAAAAAAGAGTGATGTTTATGCATTTGGTGTTATGCTTCTAAGCCTAGTTTCCAAAAAAATCATCACGGAAGAAATGTATTGTATGGGTGAGATTTCTGTATGCGAATGGGCACATGAAAAATATGAGCTTTGCGAATCATTGGTTCACGAGAGCTTGCAGGAAGATCCATGTTTCTATGATGTTGATGGGAAAAAGTTTTCAATGATAGGTGTGCTTTGTACATCTGATAAATGTCAAGATCGGCCGTCAATAAAGGAAGTTGTCAATAAACTATTACATCTGCGTGTTCTTCAGAATCAAAAAGAACTTTTGATCAAGAAACTCTACCCCTACTTCTCTTTTGATATGGGGAAGAACAAGAAACCATTTAGCGATATGAAGTATAGAGATACCCAAATAG ATGATTTCACCGATTTATGA
- the LOC124940248 gene encoding SKP1-like protein 1A — MLNFKKIVLNSSDDQTFEMDEIVAHQSQTLRHMIEDSCADTVIPVPNITAKIMAKVIEYCNRHAAETLKSEEKTFEEELKKFDEDFVQVDQSILFDLIMAANYLEIKTLLDLTCQAVADMIKGKTPEEIRRTFNIKNDFTPEEEEEVRKENAWAFE, encoded by the exons CAAACATTCGAGATGGATGAAATCGTTGCACATCAATCGCAAACTCTGCGGCACATGATCGAAGATAGTTGCGCAGATACTGTCATTCCTGTTCCTAATATCACCGCCAAGATTATGGCCAAGGTTATCGAGTATTGTAATCGACATGCCGCCGAAACACTCAAATCCGAAGAAAAGACTTTTgaagaagaactcaagaaattTGATGAAGATTTCGTCCAAGTCGATCAGAGCATTCTCTTTGATCttattatg GCTGCAAATTACTTGGAGATCAAAACCCTACTGGATTTAACTTGTCAGGCTGTGGCAGATATGATTAAGGGAAAGACTCCTGAAGAGATTCGTAGGACTTTTAATATCAAGAATGATTTTACTCctgaggaggaagaagaagttCGTAAGGAGAATGCTTGGGCTTTTGAGTAA
- the LOC124939475 gene encoding serine/threonine-protein kinase BIK1-like — translation MNDIERFTVRRLKYFTNNFSKKNYIGKFQFGKIFRGVQECCVSGNSYLIVKIWDNDQDREHNLLRLGDEMLLLHHEMYICHPGMVRMMGYCIEDGHIAIVLFVKSKNSMQNLLSSGDFKWLHRIKAACGVASLLKFLHVVPHRMNPFVIRNLRSTHIMLDEEYNPKLIDFGMIVGGIFPSLGRQYQVEPANDIRCTWTTKDDVLSFGLLLQCLISEKLKIESIDGCLATSNDIEKTLVHERLQKDPTYYHEDGQEITRLIVQCVQPDSTCRPTMSEVVEAFQKLKLIETHPEIMCLENLFRNKCSAEKPMNPSKPNMPIKHLLGN, via the exons ATGAACGATATCGAGAGATTCACTGTTCGCCGCTTGAAATACTTCACTAACAATTTCAGCAAAAAGAATTACATTGGAAAGTTTCAGTTTGGCAAAATCTTCCGTGGAGTTCAGGAGTGTTGCGTTAGTGGGAACAGTTACCTCATTGTTAAGATATGGGACAATGATCAAGACCGAGAACATAATTTACTCAGACTAGGG GATGAAATGTTACTATTACATCATGAAATGTATATATGCCATCCTGGGATGGTTAGGATGATGGGTTACTGCATTGAAGATGGACATATTGCCATTGTATTGTTCGTGAAGTCTAAGAATTCCATGCAAAATCTCTTGTCAAGTG GTGATTTTAAATGGCTACATAGGATTAAAGCTGCGTGTGGAGTGGCTTCTCTCCTCAAGTTTCTGCATGTTGTACCGCATCGCATGAACCCTTTCGTTATTCGTAATCTGCGTTCAACTCATATAATGTTAGATGag GAATATAATCCAAAATTGATTGATTTTGGCATGATTGTTGGTGGGATTTTTCCAAGCTTGGGAAGACAATATCAAGTGGAACCAGCTAATGACATACGAT GCACTTGGACAACAAAGGATGATGTCTTGTCTTTTGGGTTGTTGCTTCAATGTTTGATATctgaaaaattgaaaattgagTCAATTGATGGATGTTTGGCTACTTCAAATGACATAGAGAAGACTCTTGTACATGAGAGATTACAGAAAGATCCAACATATTATCATGAAGATGGACAAGAGATTACAAGGTTGATTGTGCAATGTGTGCAGCCTGATTCTACTTGTCGGCCTACAATGTCTGAAGTTGTTGAGGCTTTTCAAAAACTAAAACTGATAGAGACCCACCCAGAAATTATGTGCTTAGAGAACTTGTTTCGGAACAAGTGTAGTGCTGAGAAACCTATGAATCCTTCAAAACCTAATATGCCTATAAAACATTTGCTGGGTAACTGA